The Hydra vulgaris chromosome 05, alternate assembly HydraT2T_AEP genome includes the window AAACTTATGGCTCTAATAGTATTAGGAAATTTAATTTCATGTGAATTTTGTTTTCACTTGACTTTGAGgtgaaaataaaacattcatGCAGATTTTAAGGGAAACTCTTGAAGATACtgaataacaatatttaaaggttttttggTGCTTATTAGTGGCATACCTTATAGAAAACacatgaaaaaacttaaaaaataaaatattacaaaaagctgtatattttaaattttttagctttgCTTGTAGACAGTGGAGCAAGAAGTAGTATGTGATCCCTTTATTGGACGTCTGGCAACCCTATCATGTATGGTTGCCCTGTTAATGTTACTTGATTGTATTGCCAAAGCTATACAAGGAGCCCtttgttatgactttttttgaaaaaaaagtgtgGCCAACAGATTAAAGTTATTATCTCAGGTTGAAAGTTATTAACCTGTTTTAACTCAGAGAAATACGTTAATcaattgttagacattcaaatcattttaaCTTCTGTTGCTTTTCTTCTCACATTACCCCTTCTACAGCTAGTGGTCAGCGTTCCTGCTGCAAtgttacaaaattgttttcagatttttttaaaactctttaaattgattaattaaaaaaaactaaattttattttttgcctgctggaaaatgttATCTGTGGTTGGAAAATGTTATCAGTGGTTGGAAAATATTAACTgtggtttaaatttttgaaattctaGTTATTGCTCTGACCTCACTAACTATCGCCCAACACTTCTATGTTATTTCTCATCTATATTAATGACCAACCAACCAAGGTCAAAAATTGCGTTGTAAATGTAATTAACGGGTGATGCAGAAGTTATCGGACAAAATAAAAACgtcaataacttatttataaataaaaaaacaaactactattatattttttttaaataaagcctttatcttttaataaaaatatattattttttatatgaaaaacacCACCATCTGCAATTGATCTCATTTTTACTCTGACGCCTTTCATATGCGactgtaaaaagtttaaatcaatTTCTTGTAGTTTTAGTTTAATGCGATCAATCAAAACTTGCTCTGTTGAAGCTTGCCAATCTCCCTCGTAAAATTTCTGTGCCAAATGTCCCCAAAAATTTTCAACTGGTCGTGCTTGAGGCACATTTGGGGGATTGGATTCTTTATCAACGTAATAGACATACTGGTCCATCCAATTTAGAGAATCTTTAGAGTAATGAGAACTTGCTAAATCTGgccaaaataaatagttaaatggAAGAAGTCGTTTTTCTAaacattcattaatatagattGATGAATTGATTGCTACAGCCTTGGAAGTGCGAAACAATTGCTCGGACATACCACGGTCAGATATGGCTATccacattaataatttttttggaaatttctcTTTTCCTATAAAACGAACACTTTCTGGGCAtgtctttttgttgtttgtGTAGTATCCAGAATTTCCAGGCATGTTGTCCCCtgcaaaacaaaagtatttttcgtCATCGATGACTAGAAGCGATTTTGTGCTATAGAGTTGGTTAACTAGTTTCCTGCTTCTTTTCTTTGCCTTTATTTGTTGTTCTATAGTGTATTTTGGAGTCTTTTCACGTTTTCTAcatttaatattcattttttttaactgacgACCAATTGTCGATTGATTTACACCGAATTTAATACCTATTTTTCTCTGACTGACCCCTTTTTGATTGTTGACAAGTCTCGTTAATTCGGCTTTCTTTTCTCTAGTCAGGATGTCGGATGACCAGGGTGCTTTCtatcaaaaaatgattgaaCAGTTTCAAGTCTTTTTAGGTTATCATATATTGTACTTCGAGCAAATCCTtccttttcaaaatgatttacgatttattttttttatattaggtttatttacaaaaaacatttttagtcgCTTTCGAAAAGATTCTTGTTCAGCTGCATTTAacctcattttaaataattgtgtttcaaataataaagtttatattttatagaatgtTTATGCCTACacataaaaccacaaaaactaattattatgcTCAAATAATGAAATTAGGATTTGTCCGATAACTTCCGCATCACCCGTTAGCGATGCTCCAACTGTATAGCTTAAGTTTATATTCCATCATCCTAAGATTGTGTCTCGTTTTTTGTTCTACAAATACAaccatggtcactgctcaagcAAGTTATCATTTCTtgttcatttaattaaaactcaatCTTTCATGAGTGGCCAGTTAACTTGGCTGAATGACGAATCAAAAGTCAAAAAGcttcatctaatttttttaattgtcctCACACATTAACGCTTTCGAATTCTATCCtgtttttatgttttcctgactcatataATTCATAGTTATCAAGAACAATATATGTCATTCTAAGCtacgaaaattttttattcagaattttatactttaatataaacattttttaaacatgttgtACAAAATGTTGAACTGCTGAACAAAATGTTGAATTGctgaataaaatgtttaactgttgaacaaaatgtttaactgttaaacaaaatgtttaactgCTGAACATAATGTTGAACTGCTGGAAAAAAACTGCAATTATAGCTTATAAATTGACATCCTAAAAAAAAAGCGGcactaaaccaaaactcatttttatacaCATTGATATAGTCTAGGTTCTGTTATCACATACTATGTTATAATctcatgaaataaaaaaaataatcatagtaacaataataatagtaataatattaataattaatacaacAAAGTGACTTGAGGAGCAGAAGAAGGCttgaatatttataattttggcaaatgaaatttttatttttcgacATCCAACTATaattgagtttaaaatataagtaataataactagagttatttttacttttagttattattaactttagtattttagaattatttcCAGAAGTTTCAGTAGTTCTACAGGACTACtgcaaaattattaactattggTCATCCAATTAGACCTATTTTactaaagaattaaataataataaatatttaggcATTAGGAGTAAATTTGCTAATTgcttggaagaaaaaaaaaaaaacatcataaaaatcAACCAACACCTCTTTTAATAACTCTTGTTGTTCCTGATCTACAGTAAATAGATATCTGTATAAGTCATAGTGctgaaaaaatctgaaaaatattaacaaaaaagtcaataaaataactaaattcaCTAACAATAGAAtgataaacaacaaaataattttaataatttaactttataagaCGTCATACTTGcaatataatttataagaaaattaaaacgCACAAAAATAAGAAATCGATAACATCTTTGATTATGCTGGTTTCAAACTCAAAAGATTCTGGATTCTTTAAGCCATGTTTCAAATTGTCAATGCTGCATTGTAATGAGCactttttttcacaatttaaaagaagttttgaatacaatttaaataacttcaTTAGTTGCTCGTTGCTTAAACTTAGTTCTTGAGCAAAACTAAATcagttataaacaaataaataaattatcaagataatacaaaaataaacattttcactTATATATTCTCTCATGCACCtaaagttgaaatttaaaaacaacttcaaCTCCGGCTCAAAAAGCTTTTCatacattgaattttttttacagtttacactacacaaaaactaaaaatatatagaaaaaaataaaaatatactaaaaatgtTATGATAAAACTTTGTGGcttagcaaatttaaaaattacttataaatattgaaaaaacaatcaaCCAATGCAGcatcttttaaatttgtctgGTGACTTGACTCATTCATTAGCTGaattaatttactaaaaaatataaagatataaatcttaaataaatttcaataaactgCATGCAAAGAAATGTTGAGACTTACATTTCCAAATCACATCCTGAATATTCTCTAAGCTTTAAAAGCTCTTCGTTGCTAGATGATAGTAGATCTTTCCAATCCATTTTACTAGTctcagataaaaaatatatacaatatataaaatatatataatataatttatgtttatttttttaatctgagaCTAATAACCAAataactctctctctctctctctctctctctctctctctctctctctctctctctctctctctctctctctctctctctctctctctctctctctctctctctctctctatatatatatatatatatatatatatatcttcaaatataatgattaataatattttacgaataaaacttgtataatattgaaaaatttaagaacAGATTGTTTAATTTCTCAtgtcacctttttttttttgctgttctGTGAAATTGCAACAGACGGCAATCACGAATAACCCAATTAGCACAGTGATACAAAATCTTTATTAGTTGGAcagtaataacttttaaaatatttattagacaTTCCTCATAATTACTAGATCGAAAATTTTTCATATTACGAACCTAGCACcacaataaaattgttaatttggTTGCTAGGGGTATCTAAAAAGGTAACAGTGTATTTTGCACAGTTACCATGGATATTACCAAGcctaagaaactttttaaaaacatctaagTTTTAAGCTGGACTATTAGAAATGCTACaggcaaattaaaaattactttatgcattttaatgattacacacacaaaattactaatttttgcCGTTGCTATACAGTTCTATATCTCTTACTAACcagttacatttttattttcttaaaactaatgcataattcaaaatatttttttaataaatgctatAGCTTATGAAGACATTTTTAATTGCTAAGGACTCACATCAACAGTtgattaacattttaattagcTTAATTTAATATGGCTTGCATGTCCTTAgcaaccaattaaaaataaaaatgatttcataCAATTAGAATTAGAGTTAAAACTTTgcaactacaatttttttttttttttttttttaacatctttgcttccaacaaggctgcaagcagcCACTAAttaaagttggaagttactgaaagagagaagatgaagattgtagagcaagataacgattgacggACGACTTGGaggattgcaaattatatgaatcaggaaagtaagatgaaggaagcgaattccaaagagctgatgttcgaggaaaaaaactagacaaataagtgTTTTTGGAGCACtaaggaacagtcacagaaaaaggatgacacttaattgaatgacgagtaacacgagaatgaattttagtagatgacacaagagacgctagctctttagagcagtgcccattatagtatttgtagaaaagagaaagagaagcaacattatgacgatgtgataatggttggaggttggctgcaagagcaggtccaactatgtttacaatccgtttttgcaccttgtctaaaagagaaagggcatcattagaagatccgccccagatatggcaacagtattccatacaaggccggatttgagatttatagagatagagaattgAATCCgaagtaagaa containing:
- the LOC136080468 gene encoding ciliary-associated calcium-binding coiled-coil protein 1-like isoform X1, with protein sequence MDWKDLLSSSNEELLKLREYSGCDLEIKLIQLMNESSHQTNLKDAALVDCFFNIYNFAQELSLSNEQLMKLFKLYSKLLLNCEKKCSLQCSIDNLKHGLKNPESFEFETSIIKDVIDFLFLFFQHYDLYRYLFTVDQEQQELLKELNFEALPQMQTFPPPLDEAINEEWLRIESINQHLEDIENESRKSNANIKSNVTLDDISKETAENLLSTLTKSKIKLLVNESAEKKLNTVQHNLRQKIEDKEASLLKVLQKFTLS